A single window of Bordetella genomosp. 11 DNA harbors:
- a CDS encoding MFS transporter — translation MFTWFTELTRMERKGFYGAFLGHAVDVFDFMIYSFLISTLLSQWNMSKAEAGAIVTYTLVSSLVGAILAGVLADRYGRVRVLRWTIVVFAFACFLCGLSQNPQQLMIFRIIQGLGFGGESSLCMVLVTEMIRNPAHRGKYSGFTASSYSFGWGAAALAYAAMYALMPPEYAWRVCFFLGILPALVVIYLRRNLVEPEIYLAARSASGKHLHKPDPLRVVKSPLLIKTVLCSLLSGGMLGGYYAIATWLPTYLKMERGLSVFGTSSYLVVMILGSFLGYVAGAYATDRFGRRATYILFAIGAMAMALIYMLIPISNTSMLFLGFPMGILMQGMFSGIGATLSESYPSSVRATGYGVSYNAGRVIGSLFPLSVGWLSGGTLALGVSIAVVAGVGYALVIVSALLLPETNGLDLSRIEEDGAAPSDGLGIAPGASATRAG, via the coding sequence ATGTTCACCTGGTTCACCGAGTTGACACGCATGGAGCGCAAGGGCTTCTATGGCGCGTTCCTGGGACATGCGGTCGATGTCTTCGACTTCATGATCTACTCGTTCCTGATCTCGACCCTGCTTTCGCAATGGAACATGAGCAAGGCCGAGGCCGGCGCCATCGTCACCTATACCCTGGTATCGTCGCTGGTCGGCGCGATATTGGCGGGGGTGCTTGCCGATCGTTATGGGCGTGTGCGTGTGCTGCGCTGGACCATCGTGGTCTTCGCCTTCGCGTGCTTTTTGTGCGGACTATCGCAGAACCCGCAGCAACTGATGATCTTCCGCATCATCCAGGGATTGGGCTTCGGCGGCGAATCCTCGCTATGCATGGTGCTGGTAACGGAGATGATCCGCAACCCGGCGCACCGTGGCAAATACTCCGGCTTTACCGCCAGCAGCTATTCATTCGGCTGGGGCGCCGCCGCCTTGGCCTATGCCGCCATGTACGCCTTGATGCCGCCCGAATATGCATGGCGCGTCTGTTTTTTCCTGGGCATCCTGCCGGCCCTGGTCGTCATCTATCTGCGGCGCAATCTGGTTGAACCGGAAATCTACCTCGCGGCGCGGTCCGCCTCCGGAAAACACCTGCATAAGCCGGACCCGTTGCGGGTGGTGAAGTCTCCGCTGCTGATCAAGACCGTGCTCTGCAGCCTGCTGTCCGGCGGCATGCTGGGCGGCTACTACGCGATCGCGACGTGGCTGCCCACGTATCTGAAGATGGAGCGCGGGCTGTCGGTGTTCGGCACCAGTTCCTATCTGGTGGTCATGATTCTCGGCTCTTTCCTGGGCTACGTGGCGGGCGCCTATGCCACGGACCGCTTCGGGCGCCGCGCCACCTACATCCTGTTCGCGATCGGCGCCATGGCCATGGCGCTGATCTACATGCTGATTCCGATTTCGAACACCTCCATGCTGTTCCTGGGATTTCCCATGGGCATCCTCATGCAGGGCATGTTCTCCGGAATCGGCGCCACCCTGTCCGAATCCTATCCCAGCAGCGTACGCGCGACCGGCTATGGCGTCTCGTATAACGCGGGACGCGTCATCGGATCGCTGTTTCCGCTCAGCGTCGGCTGGCTGAGCGGCGGCACCCTGGCGCTGGGCGTCTCCATCGCGGTGGTCGCGGGCGTCGGCTACGCCCTGGTGATCGTATCCGCGCTGCTGCTGCCGGAGACCAATGGGCTGGACCTGTCCCGCATCGAGGAAGACGGCGCCGCGCCGTCCGATGGCTTGGGCATCGCCCCAGGGGCCAGCGCCACGCGCGCCGGCTGA
- the argG gene encoding argininosuccinate synthase — MATILQHIPAGQKVGIAFSGGLDTSAALHWMREKGAVPYAYTANLGQPDEPDYDEIPRRAMQYGAEKARLVDCRSQLVAEGIAALQSGAFHISTAGITYFNTTPIGRAVTGTMLVAAMKEDDVNIWGDGSTFKGNDIERFYRYGLLTNPELKIYKPWLDQAFIDELGGRAEMSEYMRQSGFEYRMSAEKAYSTDSNMLGATHEAKDLEHLNSGIRIVQPIMGVAFWRDDVDVKREEVSVRFVEGQPVALNGVEYSDPVALMLEANRIGGRHGLGMSDQIENRIIEAKSRGIYEAPGMALLFIAYERLVTGIHNEDTIEQYRENGRKLGRLLYQGRWFDPQAIMLRETAQRWVARAVTGEVTIELRRGNDYSIVNTESSNLTYKPERLTMEKGESVFSPQDRIGQLTMRNLDIVDTREKLFTYVKAGLLAPAAGAALPQLKDEKK; from the coding sequence ATGGCAACCATCCTTCAGCACATCCCCGCCGGCCAAAAGGTCGGCATTGCGTTCTCAGGCGGTCTGGACACGAGCGCCGCGCTGCATTGGATGCGCGAAAAAGGCGCCGTGCCCTATGCGTATACCGCCAATCTGGGCCAGCCCGACGAGCCCGACTACGACGAAATCCCCCGTCGCGCCATGCAATACGGCGCGGAAAAGGCGCGCCTGGTGGATTGCCGCAGCCAGCTCGTGGCCGAAGGCATTGCGGCCCTGCAAAGCGGCGCATTCCATATTTCCACCGCGGGTATCACCTACTTCAATACGACGCCGATCGGACGCGCCGTCACCGGCACCATGCTGGTCGCCGCGATGAAGGAAGACGACGTCAATATCTGGGGCGATGGCAGTACCTTCAAGGGCAACGATATCGAGCGTTTCTACCGCTACGGCCTGTTGACCAATCCGGAACTCAAGATCTACAAGCCCTGGCTGGACCAGGCCTTTATCGACGAACTCGGCGGCCGCGCCGAGATGTCGGAATACATGCGGCAATCGGGTTTCGAATATCGCATGTCGGCGGAAAAGGCTTATTCGACCGACTCGAATATGCTGGGCGCCACCCACGAGGCAAAAGACCTGGAACACCTGAATTCCGGCATTCGCATCGTGCAACCCATCATGGGCGTGGCCTTCTGGCGCGACGACGTCGACGTCAAGCGCGAGGAAGTCAGCGTGCGCTTTGTCGAAGGTCAGCCCGTGGCACTGAACGGCGTGGAATATAGCGACCCCGTGGCGCTGATGCTGGAAGCGAACCGCATCGGCGGACGCCATGGCCTGGGCATGAGCGATCAGATCGAGAACCGCATCATCGAAGCCAAGAGCCGCGGTATCTACGAAGCGCCGGGCATGGCGCTGCTGTTCATTGCCTACGAACGCCTGGTCACCGGCATCCACAACGAAGACACCATCGAGCAGTATCGCGAAAACGGCCGCAAGCTGGGCCGCCTGTTGTACCAGGGCCGGTGGTTCGATCCCCAGGCCATCATGCTGCGCGAAACCGCGCAGCGCTGGGTCGCGCGCGCCGTCACCGGTGAAGTCACCATCGAGCTGCGCCGCGGCAACGATTATTCCATCGTCAATACCGAGTCGTCCAATCTGACGTACAAGCCGGAACGCCTGACGATGGAAAAGGGAGAATCGGTATTCTCGCCGCAGGACCGGATCGGCCAGCTCACCATGCGCAACCTGGACATCGTCGACACGCGCGAAAAGCTGTTCACCTATGTCAAGGCCGGCCTGCTGGCCCCCGCCGCCGGCGCCGCCCTTCCGCAGCTGAAGGACGAAAAGAAGTAA